In Peromyscus leucopus breed LL Stock chromosome 16_21, UCI_PerLeu_2.1, whole genome shotgun sequence, a single genomic region encodes these proteins:
- the Prph2 gene encoding peripherin-2: MALLKVKFDQKKRVKLAQGLWLMNWLSVLAGIILFSLGLFLKIELRKRSEVMNNSESHFVPNSLIGVGVLSCVFNSLAGKICYDALDPAKYAKWKPWLKPYLAVCVLFNVLLFLVALCCFLLRGSLESTLAYGLKNGMKYYRDTDTPGRCFMKKTIDMLQIEFKCCGNNGFRDWFEIQWISNRYLDFSSKEVKDRIKSNVDGRYLVDGVPFSCCNPSSPRPCIQYQLTNNSAHYSYDHQTEELNLWLRGCRAALLNYYSSLMNSMGVVTLLVWLFEVSITAGLRYLHTALESVSDPEDPECESEGWLLEKSVSETWKAFLESFKKLGKGNQVEAEGADAGQAPEAG; the protein is encoded by the exons ATGGCGCTGCTCAAAGTCAAGTTTGACCAGAAGAAGCGGGTCAAGCTGGCCCAGGGGCTCTGGCTTATGAACTGGTTGTCCGTGTTGGCCGGCATCATCCTCTTCAGCCTGGGGCTGTTCCTGAAGATTGAACTCCGCAAGAGGAGCGAGGTGATGAATAATTCTGAAAGCCACTTTGTCCCCAACTCCCTGATAGGGGTGGGGGTACTGTCCTGTGTCTTCAACTCGCTGGCTGGCAAGATCTGCTACGACGCCCTGGACCCTGCCAAGTACGCCAAGTGGAAGCCCTGGCTGAAGCCGTACCTGGCCGTCTGCGTCCTCTTCaatgtcctcctcttcctcgtgGCTCTCTGTTGCTTCCTGCTGCGGGGCTCCCTGGAGAGCACGCTGGCTTACGGGCTCAAGAATGGGATGAAGTACTATCGGGACACGGACACCCCGGGCAGATGCTTCATGAAAAAGACCATCGACATGCTTCAAATCGAGTTCAAGTGCTGCGGCAACAACGGCTTCCGGGACTGGTTCGAGATCCAGTGGATCAGTAATCGCTACCTGGACTTTTCCTCCAAGGAGGTCAAAGA TCGGATCAAGAGCAACGTGGATGGGCGGTACCTGGTGGATGGGGTCCCTTTCAGCTGCTGCAACCCCAGCTCGCCACGGCCCTGCATCCAGTACCAGCTCACCAACAACTCGGCACACTACAGCTACGACCACCAGACCGAGGAGCTGAACCTCTGGCTTCGGGGCTGCAGGGCCGCCCTGCTGAATTACTACAGCAGCCTCATGAACTCCATGGGCGTGGTCACACTCCTGGTCTGGCTCTTTGAG GTGAGCATCACTGCCGGACTCCGATACCTGCACACAGCGCTGGAGAGCGTGTCCGACCCTGAGGACCCTGAGTGTGAGAGCGAGGGCTGGCTGCTGGAGAAGAGCGTGTCGGAGACCTGGAAGGCCTTTCTGGAGAGCTTTAAGAAGCTAGGCAAGGGCAATCAGGTGGAGGCTGAGGGCGCCGATGCAGGCCAGGCCCCAGAGGCTGGCTGA